One region of Citrus sinensis cultivar Valencia sweet orange chromosome 6, DVS_A1.0, whole genome shotgun sequence genomic DNA includes:
- the LOC102608141 gene encoding WAT1-related protein At1g09380 has product MRMLDDLMPFLAMVTVQLGYAGMNFTSKLALDSGMKPLVLVAYRQMFATLATIPFAYFIEWKTRPKITWPILFQIFLCSVTGATGNQVLYFVGLENSTPTIGCALTNILPAITFVLAVIFRQEYVAIKTKPGQAKVFGTIICVGGAMVLSFYHGKTFGIPNSSIHWKYAEKMSEENSGNKSNLILGSIAIIASSISWAAWVIIQTKLSKKFPAPYTCTTLMCLISSIMCSVIGLIVERKRAAWKLNATIRLVSALYSGIVCSALAFCLIVWSIQRKGPLYVSVFSPLLLVIVAIVSWALFQEKLFIGTAIGSVLIVTGLYAVLWGKDKELKPDNVIVEPELTKDAESGDIGQQQLFCTRSNGNIHHVEG; this is encoded by the exons ATGAGAATGTTAGATGATTTGATGCCATTTTTGGCCATGGTTACAGTGCAACTTGGCTATGCAGGCATGAATTTTACATCAAAATTGGCCTTGGATTCCGGCATGAAGCCTCTTGTTCTTGTTGCTTATCGGCAAATGTTTGCAACCTTGGCCACCATCCCCTTTGCTTATTTCATTgaatg gAAAACAAGACCCAAGATCACATGGCCGATTCTTTTCCAGATTTTCTTATGTTCTGTTACTGG AGCGACCGGAAACCAGGTGCTTTACTTTGTTGGGCTAGAAAATTCTACTCCAACAATCGGATGTGCATTGACAAACATACTACCGGCAATCACTTTTGTCCTTGCAGTCATTTTCAG GCAAGAATATGTGGCAATCAAGACCAAACCAGGACAGGCCAAGGTATTCGGAACAATAATATGTGTTGGAGGAGCCATGGTACTGTCATTTTATCATGGGAAAACATTTGGAATACCGAATTCTAGCATTCACTGGAAGTACGCCGAGAAAATGAGTGAAGAAAATTCTGGGAATAAATCAAACTTGATTCTGGGTTCCATTGCAATCATAGCTAGTTCCATTTCTTGGGCAGCGTGGGTCATAATCCAA ACAAAATTGAGCAAGAAGTTTCCAGCTCCCTACACCTGTACCACACTGATGTGTCTCATCAGCAGCATTATGTGCAGTGTGATTGGTCTGATAGTTGAACGCAAGCGGGCTGCATGGAAATTGAATGCCACCATCCGGCTTGTATCAGCTCTTTACTCG GGAATTGTGTGTTCTGCACTTGCTTTTTGCCTCATCGTATGGAGTATTCAACGCAAAGGTCCTCTTTATGTCTCCGTGTTCAGCCCCTTGCTACTCGTGATTGTAGCAATTGTTAGTTGGGCTCTGTTTCAAGAGAAATTGTTCATTGGAAC GGCTATAGGGTCAGTTTTGATTGTTACTGGGCTCTATGCCGTGCTGTGGGGAAAGGACAAGGAGCTGAAACCAGATAATGTCATTGTGGAACCAGAACTAACAAAGGATGCTGAAAGCGGGGACATAGGACAGCAACAGCTGTTTTGTACTCGTTCAAATGGCAACATTCATCACGTCGAAGGTTAG
- the LOC102607656 gene encoding ADP-ribosylation factor-like — MGLSFTKLFSRLFAKKEMRILMVGLDAAGKTTILYKLKLGEIVTTIPTIGFNVETVEYKNISFTVWDVGGQDKIRPLWRHYFQNTQGLIFVVDSNDRDRVVEARDELHRMLNEDELRDAVLLVFANKQDLPNAMNAAEITDKLGLHSLRQRHWYIQSTCATSGEGLYEGLDWLSNNIANKA, encoded by the exons ATGGGGCTGTCATTTACGAAACTTTTTAGCCGGCTTTTTGCCAAGAAAGAGATGCGAATTCTGATGGTGGGTCTCGACGCTGCTGGTAAGACCACCATTTTGTACAAGCTCAAGCTCGGTGAGATTGTGACAACCATTCCTACCATTG GTTTCAACGTGGAGACTGTGGAATATAAGAACATTAGCTTCACTGTTTGGGATGTTGGGGGTCAGGATAAG ATTCGTCCTTTGTGGAGACATTACTTCCAAAACACTCAAGGACTTATCTTTGTGGTTGATAGCAATGATCGTGACCGTGTGGTTGAAGCTAGAGATGAACTGCACCGGATGCTGAATGAG GATGAGTTGAGGGATGCTGTGCTGCTTGTTTTTGCCAACAAGCAAGATCTTCCAAATGCCATGAATGCTGCAGAGATCACTGATAAGCTTGGTCTTCACTCACTTCGCCAACGCCACTG GTACATCCAGAGCACATGTGCAACATCTGGGGAAGGACTCTATGAGGGTCTGGACTGGCTCTCCAACAACATCGCTAACAAG GCTTAA